The DNA sequence AAATAAAAATGTTGTTGGGGTTGTTGATGAGTTTTTAAAAGAAACGGGACTTCCTTTAGACGCTGTTTTTAGCACTCTTGGAAGGACTGCTATGCGTTGTTTAGAAGCTAAAATTGTAGCCAATAATGCTTTAAGAGCTTTTGATAATTTAGTTGAGAATTTAAAAGTAGATCAAACTACTTGTGCGCCTTATACTCCAGATACAAGCAAAATGGTTAATGGTGAATATAGAGGGCGATATATGGGTCATGTGCCAAGGGGAACTTTAAGTCATTGGTGTAGAATAAAAAATGGAGTAATTGAAAATTGGCAAGCTGTAGTCCCTTCAACTTGGAATGCGAGTCCAAAGGATGCTAATGGGATAGGTGGAAGTTATGAACAATGTTTAATAGGTCTTAAAATAGCTGATGTTAAACAACCACTTGAGATTATACGCAAAATTCATTCTTACGATCCTTGTATAGCTTGTGCTGTGCATGTTATGGATACCAAAGGAAATAATTTAAGCGAATATAAAGTCAATATAAATTTATAGGAGGCTTTTTATGAGTAATAAAGAGGAAAAATTACAAAGAAAAGCTGAATATGAATTTAGTATCGGTTTACGTTTAACACATTGGATTCGAGCGATTGCTATAGTAATTTTAATAGGAACTGGATACTATATTTCTTATGTATTTCAAAGCCCTATGAGCAGTTTTGAGCCTGTAAATTTTATGCAGGCTAAATATCGTTTAGTTCATCAAGCTATAGGATTTGTTTTAATTGCTTGTATTATTTTTAAATTTTATCTTTTTTTCTGTGATAAAATCAGCCATAAAGAACGTGTTTCTATTTTAGATCTTTTTAGTGTTAAACTTTGGATTCGTCAAATTAAATTTTATATTTTTTTAGGTAAGCACCCGCATTTAAGAGGTGTTTATAATCCTTTACAATTTGTGACTTATTTTTTATTTTATCTTGTAATGTTGGGTATTATTTTAACAGGACTTATTCTTTATACTCATACTTATCATGAAGGTTTAGGTGGGATATTATATGATCTTTTAAAGCCAATTGAAGCAAAATTAGGCGGATTGGCAGAAGTTAGAATTTATCATAGAATTTTAATGTGGGTAGTGATGATTTTTATTCCTATTCATGTTTATATGGCAATTTTTAACGCTGTTAAAGGTAAAAATGGTGCCATGGATGCGATTTTTAGTGGTTATAAATATATTAAAGAGGAGAGAAATTGAATTTCCTTGTGCTTGGCATAGGGAATATTATGTTTGCGGATGAAGGCATAGGGGTTCATGTTTGTAATTTTATGAAAAAAAATTACAAATTTACTCATCCTATTCATACTATAAAATTTATAGATGGTGGAACTTTAGCTTTGCAGTTAAGTTATATCATTGCAAGTTATGATAGAGTAATTTTAATAGACTGTATTGATGCTGATAATGCAAACATAGGAGATGTATTTTTCTTTCCCTATGAAGCAATGCCAAAAAATCTTAATTGGAGCGGAAGCGCCCATGAAGTTGAAATGCTTCAAACTCTTCAATATATGGAATTAGCAGGTGATTTGCCCCAAATTCAAATTTTAGCTTGTATCCCTAAACGTATCAAGCCAATGAGCTTTCAACTTTCTAGTGAAATTGTAAAATCAAGTAAAATTATGGAAAAAACTTTACTTGATTATTTAAAAAAAGAAGGCTTTGAATATAAAAAAATTGGGAATTATTCTTTACAAGAATTAGCAGATAATGCTTATAAAGGTTAAATTTCAATTTTAGTACGGTATTGAATAGCTTTATTTAAAGAAATAGTATCAACATTTTCAAGGTTAACTCCGCTTGGAATACCTTGGGCAATTTTGCTAAATTTTAGATTTAAATTTTTAAATTTATCTTCAATAAAAAAAATAGTTGCATCTGAGTTAATACTATGAGGTAGAGCAAAAATTAATTCTTTGCTATTTTGCCTTAGTATCATTTCTTCTAGCTTTGATATTTTTTCATTATCTAGCCCATCTAGTACAAAATATAAACCTTGATAGCTTTTGCTTTCCTCTATAATAAGAATATCTTTAGGGGTTTCAACGATACATAAAGTGTCTTTATTTCTTTCTTCATCAGTACAAATTCCGCATAGTTCGTTTTCACTTAAAGATCCGCATTGCTGGCAGGGTTTGATAAAGCGTAAAGCATTTTC is a window from the Campylobacter sp. RM10537 genome containing:
- the cybH gene encoding Ni/Fe-hydrogenase, b-type cytochrome subunit, with amino-acid sequence MSNKEEKLQRKAEYEFSIGLRLTHWIRAIAIVILIGTGYYISYVFQSPMSSFEPVNFMQAKYRLVHQAIGFVLIACIIFKFYLFFCDKISHKERVSILDLFSVKLWIRQIKFYIFLGKHPHLRGVYNPLQFVTYFLFYLVMLGIILTGLILYTHTYHEGLGGILYDLLKPIEAKLGGLAEVRIYHRILMWVVMIFIPIHVYMAIFNAVKGKNGAMDAIFSGYKYIKEERN
- the recR gene encoding recombination mediator RecR, giving the protein MKHKNDLEKFNNLIESFSNLPTIGKKTAIRLAYYICINNQLEGMKLAHNIENALRFIKPCQQCGSLSENELCGICTDEERNKDTLCIVETPKDILIIEESKSYQGLYFVLDGLDNEKISKLEEMILRQNSKELIFALPHSINSDATIFFIEDKFKNLNLKFSKIAQGIPSGVNLENVDTISLNKAIQYRTKIEI
- a CDS encoding HyaD/HybD family hydrogenase maturation endopeptidase — encoded protein: MNFLVLGIGNIMFADEGIGVHVCNFMKKNYKFTHPIHTIKFIDGGTLALQLSYIIASYDRVILIDCIDADNANIGDVFFFPYEAMPKNLNWSGSAHEVEMLQTLQYMELAGDLPQIQILACIPKRIKPMSFQLSSEIVKSSKIMEKTLLDYLKKEGFEYKKIGNYSLQELADNAYKG